Within the Mucilaginibacter sp. CSA2-8R genome, the region AGGTTTTCGGAGGCTACCACGGCCTCGCTGCCCACATAGTTGGGATACATGCGTTCCCAGCCACGCGGCAAGGTGGTACCATGGAAGATGATCATTAGCCCGTACTCGTTGGCATCGGTCAGGATGTCTTCGTACAAGCGCATGGTTTCCTGCTTGTCGCCGCCAAAAAAGTCGACTTTGAGGCCTTTAACGCCTTGGTCGCGCAGCCACCGCATTTCGGCCTTGCGCTCAACCGAGGCATTCATGCGGTTGCGCGGACCCATCGGTGCATCGTTAAACGGCCCGTTTGAGTTGTACCACAAAAACACGTCTACGCCTTTGCTGTGGGCATATTTAATGAGTTCTTGCATGCGCTCCTTGCCTATGTTTTTATCCCAAAGGGCATCTATCAAAATGTACTGAAATTTAAGATCGGCGGCTAGGTCAATAAATTTCACTTGGTCGGCATAGTTCATGCTGGGGTCTTGCCAAACAATCCAGCTCCAGGTGCCTTTGCCGTAAGTGTATGGTTTTGAGGGGGCATACAGCGGTTCCACCACATCAAAAGGAATGGTGGTTTCGGTGATGGGTTTTAAATCGGTGCCCACGGTAATGGTGCGCCACGGGGTTACGCCGGGCAGCGCAATAGCTGCGCCGGTGCTGCCAAAGCCGTTATTTTGTTTAGGATCCGGATATTTAATACTGAAAGTACCATCGGCCGAGCCTTCGCTCAGTTGCGAGGCGCAATACAGGCTGCGCACGCCGGTTTCTGAAACCAGCACCCAGCCGCTGTTGCCTACGTGGAATAGTCCTGGAAACACGTAGCCATCGGCATGCGGCTTGGCGGCCACCAGCGGCGCGTCGGCCGTGTAAGGCGTTTCGTAGCTTGGCGTAGTGCGCGACCAGCCCGCAGTTGGCCCCATCATGGGCGCTAAAAAGCGGGTGGTTGTGGCCGGAAACTTAAAGCCCGTAGCCTCGCTTTGTATCACGCAGCTCAGGGTTTCTTTCCAGTTAGGCAGCTCGTACCTAAAGGCAATGTTATTATCGCTCACCTGGAAAACGATGCTGATTTTGCGCTGCTGCGCATTTTCCAGGTTGATCGTAAGCTTGTTAGCCGCATAATGCACCTGTGACACCTTAGCCCTATCGAGCGTGTATTGCTGGTCTACGTTACCTTCAGTTTTGCCTACCAATTTGAGGCCCGACGCAAAATCGCCTTCGTTACTTTGCAGCCCCAGCGGCGAGTTATCGAGCATGGTTTTGCCTTTATAGGTTACGGCATACTGGGCCTTACCGCCCTGCAGCCTGAAACTGAGGGCCGTTTGTTTATCAGGACTATATACGGTGGCATCCTGCGCCCAAAGCCGCGCCGTGCACGAAAGAATGAAGACGGATAACGCAAACGCTTTTTTCATGAAGTGGGTATAAGTGTGTTTTGTTGGTTAGGATTATGGTGCCAAGATAAGGGAAAATTAAGGCAATGAGCGAATGAGTGGGTGGTGAATGAGTGAATTTTCAAGTCAATGAGTGAATCTTGAATGAACGAATGAGTGAATTGACCGATCGAAATTTACTTTTGGCTCTTGGTTCTCCCGCCAATCCTGTCATTCCGAACGATAGAGAGAAATCTTGTTTCTCGCGATAAATGAATTACTTTTCTCTACGTCTGTATTCGTGACTCCAAATTCCCCATCCTGGCTCTTGATTCTTGGCTCTTGATTCTTATATTTAGTGACTTATGATTATAACCGCAACTTTATTGTAGTAAAGCAAAAGCCGAACTACCAGGGTTTTAAAGATATGATTGGCTCGGAATTATTAACGGATTCAAAGCAACACGCTGACAGCACTGAAAGCGAGCGGGTAAAAATGGATACTAAAGCCGACAGCATTTTAAAGCACGATCCCTTTTATCAATCGGTTTTTCAAAAACCCGGTTAACTACTGGACTATTGTACACAGCAAGAAAAAGGTACAGGGCCCGCTCACCCTGCCCGAGCATGAGCAAAAACGAAGAGAACTTGAAATACCCAAAAGCGTTAAACTACAATATGCACCTACCTAAACTTATGCGCTGCCTCATCCTTTTACTGCTTTTACTCACCGGCAACCGCTTATGGGCAGCAAACGCTATTGACAGCCTCCAAACCGACCACGATGTGGAATTATTTGCCACCCGTATTGTTAAAGAGTTTTACCAATTTAAAAAATTGGTAGCCGTGGCACCCTCAACCGATTTCATCAATCAAAACACCAATTGCGACAGCATAGCCTTGCGCTGGAAGGGTAAAAACTGGCAGAAGGCCGATTTTAACCAAGACGGCAAAACCGACTTGTTTGTTATCTTGCATGAAGATAACAGCCGCTTTCAACCATACATCATTATGGACGACGGACCTCGCGGCTTTACACTGCACAACCTAAAGCGCAGCCTATCTTACACATGTGAGCTGGCCCGTGTTGCCGCTATTGGCCAGCAGCCTGCACTGCTGTATTATTATATTAAGGAGGAACCCACCCGGCAAATATTGAATAACCTCGATCATATACAGGTAAACACGCTTATTTACAAGTTTGGTGGTTTTGTTGAATATAATCGCCATCCACAGCCCATAGCTGTAAATACCATTTATTTAAAAACTTTTGGTGCATGGGCAGGTAACTCGGATTTTGAGCTTACTATCAGGTCTGATGGTAAAGCCATTTATAAACCGCTTGCCTGGACTTCCAAAAAAACCCAGCAAACCGGCATCATAGCGCCCGACAGACTTAAAGAGATAACAGGTTTGCTAAGTTACATTCGTTTGCGGCAACTCAAAAGCAGTTATGCAGTAACGTGGTCAGACGACCAAACCGCAATTCTTAAAATAAGCCTGGCAAACGGGTCTGTTAAAACCATTGATGATTATGGCCTGCGGGGCACCTTCGGTTTATCGCATTTGTACAAGTTATTGTTTGATTTAAGAACCAGTGAGGTTTGGCATTAATTAAGGTTTTGCCTGTAAACGGGTATCGGGCGTAACTATGGGCCGCCCAAAGGTGGGGATGATTAGTTTGCCCTTCATCTGCGGAAAAATGGCCCGTAGCCTGGCTTCATTTTCGATTTTTGGATTAATATAAAAACAGTGCTGTTGAGGTGTGAATGAGTAAACAAACGGGTAAGTGAAGTTCACATTTTTATACCGGCCGCCAGCTAAGCACAGGTAGTGGTAAAAACTTTTTCTTACATCATAAAAACGGCCGCAGTCTCGCACTGCAGCCGTTTTTCCCTAAAAACAGGAAAAGAATTTTGAAATCCCTTTCCACCTTGCACTTTACTGTAATTATGAACGCCAGGCGCACTTTACACAAGTTAGTTTAATACCGATGTGCGCCAGTTTTTTGATACTAAATAAAGGTGAGGAGATTTAATAAAATGGCTGCAATCTCGCACCACAGCCAATTCAACCTAAACAACTAAAACAATTGATATAATGAACACCACGCCCACTAAGGCGCCTTTTAAAAAGCAAACAAATGGCACTAAGGCTTACATAACCCCGCATGCTATGGTATGGATAACATACCTGGTAAACAGGCCGGCGCATCACCGGATTTAGGCTTACGCCGGCCCTCACTAAAAAAATTAATGAATCAACAAGGCATACCGGTTTCAGGCACATCCTGCTAAATCTTTACAACCCTATTTTAGCGTATGGTACGCGTATACCCTTTACTCTATAAAAGTAGGGGTCTTTATAAGAGC harbors:
- a CDS encoding glycoside hydrolase family 97 catalytic domain-containing protein; this translates as MKKAFALSVFILSCTARLWAQDATVYSPDKQTALSFRLQGGKAQYAVTYKGKTMLDNSPLGLQSNEGDFASGLKLVGKTEGNVDQQYTLDRAKVSQVHYAANKLTINLENAQQRKISIVFQVSDNNIAFRYELPNWKETLSCVIQSEATGFKFPATTTRFLAPMMGPTAGWSRTTPSYETPYTADAPLVAAKPHADGYVFPGLFHVGNSGWVLVSETGVRSLYCASQLSEGSADGTFSIKYPDPKQNNGFGSTGAAIALPGVTPWRTITVGTDLKPITETTIPFDVVEPLYAPSKPYTYGKGTWSWIVWQDPSMNYADQVKFIDLAADLKFQYILIDALWDKNIGKERMQELIKYAHSKGVDVFLWYNSNGPFNDAPMGPRNRMNASVERKAEMRWLRDQGVKGLKVDFFGGDKQETMRLYEDILTDANEYGLMIIFHGTTLPRGWERMYPNYVGSEAVVASENLIFSQNVREAEAFNATMHPFIRNTVGSMEFGGVLLNKYLVKSNTDKNKRLTTDAFQLASSVLFQNPVQMFGITPNNLTDVPSFEIDFIKQVPTTWDETRYIDGYPGKYAVIARRHGSKWYIAGINAQSAPLKLNLKLPMLSGQSVKVYADGSDKVTNAKDLTLKKTGTTEVTIQPGGGVVLVGQ
- a CDS encoding DUF6438 domain-containing protein, encoding MSKNEENLKYPKALNYNMHLPKLMRCLILLLLLLTGNRLWAANAIDSLQTDHDVELFATRIVKEFYQFKKLVAVAPSTDFINQNTNCDSIALRWKGKNWQKADFNQDGKTDLFVILHEDNSRFQPYIIMDDGPRGFTLHNLKRSLSYTCELARVAAIGQQPALLYYYIKEEPTRQILNNLDHIQVNTLIYKFGGFVEYNRHPQPIAVNTIYLKTFGAWAGNSDFELTIRSDGKAIYKPLAWTSKKTQQTGIIAPDRLKEITGLLSYIRLRQLKSSYAVTWSDDQTAILKISLANGSVKTIDDYGLRGTFGLSHLYKLLFDLRTSEVWH